One Tolypothrix bouteillei VB521301 DNA window includes the following coding sequences:
- a CDS encoding AAA-like domain-containing protein — translation MNSESEFICEEALKFVNQIISIKIDKNLSNLEEEVFRGSWEDRDYKEIAEMLGYSTGRITEVGSQLWSKVSEALGEPVSKKTFRQPLRKEWEKQHQNRTTLPLIESQSALESMVQDFAFYVERPPIEERCYSEILKPGCLLRIKAPWQTGKTELMSRIMHYAEQKGYQTVVLNLRDATKEDFSNLDKFLQWFCTIIADRFELTVSVEEHWGKSIGNSKIKCRSYFEKYLLPSDSPLALALDEVDRIFPYREIASEFLGMLRTWHEDAKTRQLWRQLRQVVLHSEIYTEVDINQSPFNAGYEMTLTDFNENQVLSLAQRYGLNWDTAKVTQLMAVVGGHPYLVSEALRHIAQQDATLSEVLQTSHTAWGIYSRHLEQHGRNLQSNSELASAFQKIVQANSGVEFNAELNQSMAVKLNDLGLVKLSSNSAMPRYELYRQYFRDRLLNNL, via the coding sequence ATGAACTCAGAATCAGAATTTATTTGCGAAGAAGCACTTAAATTCGTCAATCAAATAATAAGTATAAAAATTGACAAAAACTTAAGTAATCTAGAAGAGGAAGTGTTCAGAGGGTCTTGGGAGGATAGGGATTATAAGGAAATCGCTGAAATGTTAGGATACTCTACTGGTCGCATTACTGAAGTCGGCAGTCAGTTATGGAGTAAGGTTTCAGAAGCCCTAGGAGAACCAGTCAGTAAAAAAACTTTTCGACAACCTTTAAGAAAAGAATGGGAGAAGCAACACCAGAATAGGACCACATTACCTTTGATAGAATCGCAATCTGCTTTAGAATCAATGGTGCAAGATTTTGCCTTTTATGTGGAACGCCCTCCCATTGAAGAGCGCTGTTACTCTGAGATTTTGAAGCCGGGATGTCTGCTACGAATAAAAGCCCCTTGGCAAACAGGAAAAACGGAGCTGATGTCAAGGATTATGCATTACGCCGAACAAAAGGGATACCAAACAGTCGTTTTAAATCTACGGGATGCGACAAAAGAAGATTTTAGTAATCTGGATAAATTCTTGCAGTGGTTCTGTACTATCATTGCTGACAGGTTCGAGTTGACTGTAAGTGTAGAAGAACACTGGGGCAAGAGTATTGGTAATAGCAAGATTAAGTGTCGAAGCTACTTTGAGAAGTATCTGTTGCCATCAGACAGTCCCCTAGCTTTAGCTTTAGATGAGGTAGACCGAATTTTTCCTTATCGGGAAATTGCCAGCGAGTTTTTAGGTATGCTGCGAACTTGGCATGAGGACGCTAAGACTCGTCAACTCTGGCGACAACTTCGGCAGGTCGTGTTACATTCGGAAATCTACACGGAGGTTGATATAAATCAGTCCCCATTTAATGCTGGATATGAGATGACATTAACAGATTTCAACGAAAACCAAGTGCTTTCTTTAGCACAGCGGTATGGACTGAACTGGGATACAGCCAAAGTGACACAGTTAATGGCTGTGGTGGGAGGACATCCCTATTTGGTTAGTGAAGCCCTCAGACACATAGCGCAGCAAGATGCAACCCTATCTGAAGTGCTGCAAACATCTCACACAGCATGGGGAATCTACAGCCGCCACTTAGAACAACACGGTCGAAATCTACAATCTAACTCTGAATTAGCAAGTGCTTTTCAAAAGATAGTCCAAGCAAACTCTGGGGTTGAATTTAATGCCGAGTTGAATCAAAGTATGGCAGTGAAGTTAAATGACTTGGGGCTAGTGAAGCTTTCAAGCAATAGTGCAATGCCACGTTACGAGTTATACCGCCAGTATTTTCGCGATCGCTTACTCAATAACTTATGA
- a CDS encoding WD40 repeat domain-containing protein: MSTTYNFSNSYQVGGSLPFAASTYVVRQADYELYEGLKAGLFCYVLNSRQMGKSSLRVRTMERLHKVGFACCAIEMRDICSYEVTPDEFFGGFLSLIISGFNLEIDAGEWWYKYQYIPPSLRLSKFILEELLDKVSQNIVIFVDEIDNVLSLKFKDDFFAFVSSCYNKRAFHPKYNRLTFGLLGVVTPADLIASTNYTPFNIDSRVVELTGFQLEQTTPLEKGLLGVVSNPSSVLKEVLKWTSGQPFLTQWLCQLICTYPYRPLDPNSEIEWVAAIVREKIVENWWAQDNQQHLQTIRDRILSNEKRASRLLGLYQQILRSGEIDSNDSPEQMQLRLSGLVVKQQGFLRVYNRIYQSVFDETWVEKELASLRPYAEAIAIWEASLCQDSSHLLRGQDLRNAQAWAVGKSLSDLDYQFLAASLELDKQDIQIALDAEKEASHILSDANYTLSQANQTLIGAQQKAQRIIRSGLTILCVTLVTAVAMAGWADNRVRKAEHQRKLTQIAELNAISTVDLISNNQLSALVDSVKASRQLLEIEAPADIKNETVKQLKQVLDEVQERNYLEGHSAIVYSVSFSPDGKIIASTSGDRTVKLWSKNGQLLRTLKGHGGDVYSVSFSPDGQLLASASADNTIKLWSLDGKQLKTLRGHSGNVYSVSFSPDGRLLASASGDNTVKLWSLERGTLLTTLKGHKNWVMSVSFSPNGKTIASGSLDKTVKLWSSDGHLLRTLNGHSDIVQSVSFSPDGKTIASGSLDGTVKLWSSDGSKSRTLKGHGSGIYSVKFSPDSKTLASGSGDKTIKLWSSDGSELSTLKGHSGGIASVSFSPDGKTLASASADNTVRLWSNERTFTTLKGHYNRVYSVSFSPNGKTLASASGDTTVKLWSSHGSLLGTLGKHLNEVYSVSFSPDGKIVASASGDKTIKLWSLKSRQFKTLKGHSDAVESVSFSPDGKIVASASDDKTIKLWSIDGALLRTLKGHTARIFSVGFSPDGKTIASASDDKTIKLWSIDGALLATLKGHQDGVGSVSFSPDGKTIASASDDNTVKLWNSDGALLATLKGHSARVFSVSFSPNGKIIASASDDKTIKLWSLNGSEIKTLKGHNGGVGSVSFSPDSKTIASASFDGTIKIWSLNGLELQPLNLDRLIVRGCNWLHDYLKTNTRFAQKSEYHLCDSVTVGDIGI, from the coding sequence ATGAGTACAACATACAACTTCAGCAACTCTTATCAAGTGGGGGGAAGTTTGCCTTTTGCTGCTTCCACTTATGTAGTACGACAGGCAGACTATGAACTGTATGAAGGGTTAAAGGCAGGTTTATTCTGTTATGTATTAAACTCTCGACAAATGGGTAAGTCTAGTTTGCGGGTACGAACAATGGAAAGACTGCATAAAGTTGGATTTGCTTGTTGTGCGATTGAAATGAGAGATATTTGTAGCTATGAAGTGACACCAGATGAATTTTTTGGTGGCTTCCTCAGCCTTATAATCAGTGGATTTAATTTGGAAATCGATGCAGGTGAGTGGTGGTACAAGTATCAATATATTCCTCCGTCACTGCGGTTGAGTAAGTTTATCTTAGAAGAACTGCTAGACAAGGTGAGTCAAAATATTGTTATCTTCGTCGATGAAATTGATAATGTTCTTTCCTTAAAGTTCAAAGACGATTTCTTTGCTTTTGTTAGTAGCTGTTATAACAAACGCGCTTTTCATCCAAAATACAATCGCCTGACTTTTGGGCTACTCGGAGTGGTAACACCTGCGGATTTGATTGCTTCTACAAATTACACACCCTTTAATATTGATAGTCGGGTCGTGGAACTGACTGGTTTTCAGCTAGAGCAAACCACGCCTTTAGAGAAAGGGCTCCTTGGGGTGGTTAGCAACCCCTCTTCAGTCTTGAAAGAGGTGTTAAAGTGGACGAGCGGACAACCGTTCCTAACGCAATGGCTGTGCCAACTGATTTGCACGTATCCTTACAGACCCCTCGATCCAAACAGCGAAATAGAGTGGGTGGCTGCGATCGTGCGAGAAAAGATAGTTGAAAATTGGTGGGCGCAAGATAACCAACAGCATTTACAGACAATACGCGATCGCATACTCAGTAATGAGAAACGCGCCAGTCGGCTACTGGGGCTATATCAACAAATTTTGCGCTCTGGGGAAATTGATAGCAATGATAGCCCAGAACAAATGCAATTGCGGTTATCTGGGTTAGTAGTCAAGCAGCAAGGTTTTTTAAGAGTTTACAACCGCATTTATCAATCAGTTTTTGATGAGACTTGGGTTGAGAAAGAGCTAGCTTCCTTACGCCCCTACGCCGAAGCGATCGCAATTTGGGAAGCATCCTTATGTCAAGATTCTTCACATCTTTTGCGCGGACAAGACTTGCGAAATGCCCAAGCGTGGGCAGTTGGTAAAAGTTTAAGCGATTTGGATTATCAGTTTTTAGCCGCAAGTCTTGAGTTGGACAAGCAAGATATTCAAATTGCTTTAGACGCAGAAAAAGAAGCAAGTCATATATTAAGTGACGCTAATTATACATTAAGCCAAGCCAATCAAACACTGATTGGAGCGCAACAGAAAGCACAGCGAATTATTCGCTCCGGACTGACTATATTGTGTGTTACTTTGGTAACAGCAGTAGCAATGGCAGGATGGGCAGATAACCGTGTAAGGAAGGCAGAGCATCAAAGAAAATTGACTCAAATCGCCGAATTAAATGCTATATCTACAGTCGATCTGATCTCAAATAATCAACTCTCCGCATTAGTAGATAGTGTTAAAGCAAGTCGTCAATTACTCGAAATTGAAGCACCAGCTGATATTAAGAATGAGACTGTGAAACAACTCAAGCAAGTACTGGATGAAGTCCAGGAACGCAATTACTTAGAAGGACATAGTGCTATAGTTTACAGTGTGAGTTTTAGCCCCGATGGTAAGATTATAGCTAGTACCAGTGGCGATCGTACTGTTAAACTTTGGAGCAAAAACGGTCAGTTGCTAAGAACCTTAAAAGGTCATGGTGGTGACGTTTACAGCGTGAGTTTCAGCCCTGATGGACAACTGCTTGCCTCAGCTAGCGCTGACAACACTATTAAACTTTGGAGCCTTGACGGCAAGCAACTCAAAACGTTGCGGGGTCATAGTGGCAACGTTTATAGCGTGAGTTTTAGCCCTGATGGGCGACTGCTTGCTTCAGCAAGTGGTGACAACACTGTCAAACTCTGGAGCCTTGAAAGAGGTACTTTGCTCACAACCCTAAAAGGGCATAAAAACTGGGTCATGAGCGTGAGTTTCAGCCCTAATGGCAAAACTATTGCCAGTGGCAGTTTAGATAAAACTGTCAAACTGTGGAGTAGCGATGGTCATCTGTTAAGAACTTTAAATGGTCATAGTGACATAGTCCAAAGCGTAAGTTTTAGTCCTGACGGCAAGACTATTGCTAGTGGTAGTTTGGACGGAACTGTTAAGTTGTGGAGTAGCGATGGCAGCAAGAGCAGAACTCTGAAAGGACATGGCTCTGGAATATATAGTGTAAAGTTTAGCCCTGACAGCAAGACCCTTGCTTCAGGCAGCGGTGATAAGACAATCAAACTTTGGAGTAGCGATGGTAGCGAACTCAGTACTTTAAAAGGGCACAGTGGTGGGATCGCGAGTGTGAGTTTCAGTCCCGATGGCAAAACCCTTGCTAGTGCCAGTGCTGACAACACTGTGAGATTATGGAGTAATGAGCGCACCTTTACAACCCTAAAAGGTCATTATAATAGGGTCTATAGCGTGAGTTTTAGTCCTAATGGCAAGACCCTTGCTAGTGCCAGTGGTGACACAACTGTCAAACTCTGGAGCAGTCATGGTAGTCTGCTAGGAACCTTAGGCAAGCATCTTAATGAGGTTTATAGCGTCAGTTTCAGTCCCGACGGCAAGATCGTTGCTAGTGCTAGTGGTGACAAAACAATCAAACTCTGGAGTCTTAAAAGCAGACAGTTCAAAACCTTAAAGGGTCATAGCGATGCAGTCGAAAGCGTTAGTTTCAGTCCTGACGGCAAGATCGTTGCTAGTGCTAGTGATGACAAAACAATCAAACTCTGGAGTATCGATGGCGCTTTGTTGAGAACCCTAAAAGGGCATACTGCTCGGATCTTTAGTGTCGGTTTCAGTCCCGACGGCAAGACTATTGCCAGTGCTAGTGATGACAAAACAATCAAACTCTGGAGTATCGATGGCGCTTTGCTTGCAACCCTAAAAGGTCATCAAGATGGAGTCGGTAGCGTCAGTTTCAGTCCCGACGGGAAGACCATCGCCAGTGCCAGTGATGACAACACAGTCAAACTTTGGAATAGCGATGGCGCTTTGCTCGCAACCCTAAAGGGGCATAGTGCTCGGGTCTTTAGCGTCAGCTTTAGCCCAAATGGTAAGATAATCGCCAGCGCCAGTGATGATAAAACAATCAAACTCTGGAGTCTCAACGGCAGCGAGATCAAAACCCTAAAGGGGCATAATGGTGGTGTTGGTAGCGTGAGCTTTAGCCCTGACAGCAAGACCATTGCTAGTGCCAGTTTCGATGGAACTATCAAAATTTGGAGTCTTAATGGTTTAGAATTGCAACCCCTAAATCTGGATCGGCTCATAGTGCGCGGCTGTAATTGGCTGCACGATTATTTGAAGACTAACACGCGTTTTGCACAGAAGAGCGAATATCATCTTTGTGATAGTGTCACAGTTGGTGACATCGGCATCTGA
- a CDS encoding DUF6519 domain-containing protein translates to MQGEFRGDFTRNTYDKSKQFLRVLMQQGRVQLDADWNEQVSILLDRIQTLAKDIIGLHGGSEDNCGFEFIATEEQIDNLKNLSDGEKATLKEQLRSEGFLIGKGNYYVEGTLCENNNYIPFAKQPNFTPNLSLGPREIKEKAINYLAYLDVWERHITHVEDYDELKAGIREVALGGADTATRSKLVWQVMLKKLDDDNNIKIIGNQVKRNYNFFRNLLDRDHLKPGNGMLRARTTKLLTPSSKDSCIMPFHSKYHGAENQLYRVEVFDVYRTSNNYKVTFVWSRNNSSVVFPIVAFSSLTDSTITLTLEYLKRGDRFSLLVGDWVEIVYDNYVLHDVPRKLFKVDKVDPIENQVTLTLEVNSEKIDSRLHYWNAVGSEQRPLLRQWDSREISVEPQNGKDEWISLKDGVEVQFSEGFYQVGDYWLIPVRTATGDVEWPKIKDGDKLIPDAQKPHGVAHYYAPLAIISVDSNQVEAYDCRHNVSNQTKFELNRVINASWHHDQVFEVSNLGEQGEGETTALDQIFDVKSQDLKNLLTQLGLVIEFQKPVRVDSLHQRSLLLSAQKITPTGGIESYLLPVNIEPVEVKKREVKSIRWFIGNDIVSNEFNLITEVERANNQDFTNAVRLILPQDWSTKEVFTKHTFSQLKVILHGEFILDEEILLIIPNVNDTKKLNDGIIPDNFRQHLMKQGISISHKALLFKEKDNLRWRLMNGEKMYVIRQENNQLTVNTVHALDGNHIWPGVPEIPSGNGSSGDDWISIINILQPQ, encoded by the coding sequence ATGCAAGGCGAATTTAGAGGCGATTTTACCCGCAACACCTACGATAAGAGCAAGCAGTTCTTACGAGTACTCATGCAGCAAGGACGAGTTCAACTCGATGCTGACTGGAACGAACAGGTATCTATTTTATTAGATCGCATACAAACCTTAGCGAAGGACATCATTGGACTGCATGGGGGTTCAGAAGATAATTGCGGCTTTGAGTTTATCGCTACTGAAGAACAGATTGATAACCTCAAAAATTTGAGCGATGGGGAAAAAGCAACATTAAAAGAACAATTGCGTTCCGAAGGTTTTCTCATTGGAAAAGGGAACTACTATGTAGAAGGTACACTGTGTGAAAATAACAACTACATACCCTTTGCCAAGCAACCAAACTTTACCCCTAATCTTAGTTTAGGTCCCCGTGAAATCAAAGAAAAAGCTATTAATTATCTTGCTTATCTAGACGTTTGGGAAAGGCACATTACTCACGTTGAAGATTATGATGAGTTAAAAGCAGGGATTCGTGAAGTTGCTTTAGGTGGTGCAGATACAGCAACTCGCTCAAAGCTAGTATGGCAAGTAATGCTGAAAAAACTTGACGATGATAACAATATAAAAATCATTGGAAATCAAGTTAAAAGGAACTATAATTTTTTCCGAAATTTGCTAGATCGAGACCATTTGAAGCCAGGAAATGGAATGTTGAGAGCCAGAACAACAAAACTCTTGACTCCTAGCTCAAAGGATTCTTGTATCATGCCTTTTCATTCCAAATATCATGGAGCAGAAAATCAACTTTATAGAGTAGAGGTTTTTGATGTTTACCGCACTAGTAACAATTATAAGGTTACATTTGTTTGGTCGCGGAATAATAGCTCAGTTGTTTTTCCTATTGTGGCATTTTCAAGTCTCACAGACTCAACAATAACGCTCACGCTTGAATATCTAAAACGCGGCGATCGCTTCAGTTTATTGGTAGGAGATTGGGTAGAGATTGTATACGATAATTATGTACTTCATGATGTTCCTAGAAAACTGTTCAAAGTTGATAAAGTTGACCCCATAGAAAACCAAGTTACACTCACGTTAGAAGTAAATTCTGAGAAAATAGACTCTCGGCTCCATTATTGGAATGCAGTTGGCTCGGAACAGCGTCCTCTACTACGCCAATGGGATTCCCGTGAAATTTCTGTAGAACCACAGAACGGAAAAGATGAGTGGATTTCACTAAAAGATGGTGTTGAGGTTCAATTTTCAGAAGGCTTTTATCAGGTAGGTGACTATTGGCTGATTCCCGTCCGTACTGCCACAGGAGATGTAGAATGGCCTAAAATAAAAGATGGAGATAAACTAATACCAGATGCTCAAAAACCTCATGGAGTAGCTCATTATTATGCCCCACTTGCAATTATTTCAGTTGATTCAAATCAAGTAGAAGCTTATGATTGCCGACATAATGTGAGCAATCAGACTAAATTTGAATTGAATCGTGTTATTAACGCTAGTTGGCATCACGATCAAGTGTTTGAAGTCAGCAACTTAGGAGAACAGGGAGAGGGAGAAACCACAGCACTAGACCAAATCTTTGATGTTAAGTCACAAGATTTAAAAAATTTATTGACTCAATTAGGACTGGTGATTGAGTTCCAAAAACCAGTACGAGTTGATAGTCTGCACCAGCGTAGTCTGTTACTTTCAGCACAAAAAATTACCCCAACAGGTGGCATAGAGTCTTATCTGTTACCAGTAAATATTGAACCAGTGGAAGTTAAAAAGAGGGAAGTAAAGTCTATTCGTTGGTTCATTGGTAACGATATTGTCAGTAACGAATTTAATTTAATTACAGAAGTTGAGAGAGCGAATAATCAAGACTTTACTAATGCTGTTCGTTTGATTCTGCCTCAAGATTGGTCCACAAAAGAAGTTTTTACGAAACATACTTTCTCTCAGTTGAAAGTTATACTACATGGTGAGTTCATCTTGGATGAAGAAATTCTACTTATCATCCCAAATGTAAATGACACCAAGAAACTTAATGATGGTATAATTCCAGACAATTTCCGCCAGCATTTGATGAAACAAGGTATTTCCATTTCCCACAAAGCTCTTCTTTTTAAAGAAAAGGATAACCTGAGATGGCGCTTAATGAATGGAGAAAAGATGTACGTTATTAGGCAAGAAAACAATCAACTAACTGTTAACACAGTTCATGCACTTGATGGAAACCATATCTGGCCCGGTGTACCCGAGATCCCTAGTGGAAATGGGTCAAGTGGTGATGACTGGATTAGTATTATTAATATCCTGCAACCACAATAA
- a CDS encoding putative baseplate assembly protein — MKLSCNCGCHSNQNSNCGCCTGVDILTPMKITNLPGSSTLSYRVGTHATFLETMKARLANNSFPALNNLKTRDANDSSIAFLDAWATVADVLTFYQERIANEGYLRTAVERQSLVELARLAKYAPSPGVSASVYLAFTLEDSYNIEIPVGTRAQSTPTSGELPQSFETSEKLEARAELNILKPRITQPQGITLNPDKPNATDASKIDKLYLEGIGANLQTNDLLLFIFGNSDKQQIWRRVQTTELQTADNLTKVILQPPAPAIPQPGSQTTTQTEQSGSSRTPTKAEKIEQILKPPSRQPANALQLQRTNEQIFDPKKVDITPWLIKTLKPAVGSAIYQILTDNGICSELQQIQALGIKAAPFGHNAGLNLVLNESGQFTNRFEEWQIAGVENNKLPAELQKVLALDAQYDQMTPGSWVAIERADKNELCIYRVEKVENISKTDYGIVARVTQLTLDKPWLQEEDISLEIMRKTTVYLKSEVLSLSEKPIKLDVSNKTEPATKNDICDQMEIELDNLYEGLQPGRWLIISGDRNDTSNINRVKGSEVLMLAGVRQDVNPNLPNDKPHTFLKFAQPLAYSYKRDTVTIYGNVVKATHGETRTEILGSGNASVANQQFTLSGRPLTYLPGLTPTGVISTLEVYVNDVRWYEAETLNQLSPTDRCYITQTDNDSNVTIIFGDGKNGARLPTGIENVKAVYRIGIGKGGNVGAEQIKQLATQPLGLRGVINPLPATGGADPESREQIRRNASLGMTSLNRTVSVKDYADFARNFGGIGKASAVYLSDGVRQVVHLTIAGADDIPIDKHSDLYRNFLQALHKFGYPYQPISVDIRELMLLIISARVRILSSYQWVTVEPKIRAALLDTFSFDRRELGQDVRLSEVISTIQQVTGVDYVDVDILDSVSETEAKQPDLLKIKLENLAKVGMGISTAQPKQRIDVNLAFAHPIAGKRYSPIHPAQLAILSPQVADTLILKELK; from the coding sequence ATGAAATTAAGCTGTAACTGTGGCTGTCACTCAAACCAGAACTCAAACTGTGGCTGCTGTACGGGTGTAGATATTTTGACACCCATGAAGATAACAAACCTACCAGGTTCGTCTACTTTATCATACCGCGTGGGCACCCATGCCACCTTTTTGGAAACAATGAAAGCGCGTCTAGCTAACAACAGCTTTCCAGCGCTCAACAACCTGAAAACAAGGGATGCTAACGACTCCTCTATCGCCTTCTTAGATGCATGGGCGACAGTTGCTGACGTTCTGACATTTTATCAAGAACGCATCGCTAACGAAGGTTATTTACGCACCGCAGTTGAGCGTCAGTCCCTGGTGGAATTAGCACGTTTGGCAAAATACGCACCATCACCCGGTGTCAGCGCCAGTGTCTATTTAGCTTTTACCCTTGAAGATAGCTACAATATAGAGATTCCCGTTGGTACTCGCGCTCAAAGCACACCCACTTCTGGCGAACTCCCCCAATCATTTGAAACATCGGAAAAACTAGAAGCCCGTGCAGAGTTGAATATTCTTAAACCCAGGATAACTCAACCGCAGGGGATTACTCTAAATCCAGATAAGCCCAATGCAACGGACGCCTCAAAAATTGACAAGCTTTATTTAGAGGGTATAGGGGCGAACCTACAAACGAACGATCTCCTTTTATTCATTTTTGGCAATAGTGACAAGCAGCAGATTTGGCGTCGGGTTCAGACGACTGAACTTCAAACTGCTGATAACCTGACTAAGGTTATACTACAGCCCCCTGCGCCAGCAATACCACAACCTGGCTCGCAAACCACAACTCAGACAGAACAAAGCGGCTCATCGCGAACCCCAACTAAGGCAGAAAAAATAGAACAAATCCTCAAACCACCATCACGGCAACCCGCCAATGCTTTACAATTGCAGCGTACAAACGAGCAAATCTTTGACCCTAAAAAGGTAGATATTACACCGTGGTTAATTAAAACTTTAAAGCCTGCTGTAGGTAGTGCAATTTATCAGATTTTAACAGATAATGGGATTTGTTCCGAGTTACAGCAAATTCAGGCTTTAGGTATCAAAGCTGCTCCTTTTGGACATAACGCAGGACTAAATCTTGTTCTCAACGAAAGTGGGCAGTTTACTAATAGATTTGAAGAATGGCAAATTGCAGGTGTAGAAAATAATAAGCTACCAGCAGAGTTGCAAAAGGTTTTAGCATTAGATGCACAGTACGACCAAATGACACCAGGAAGTTGGGTTGCGATCGAGCGTGCTGATAAAAATGAATTGTGTATCTATCGTGTAGAAAAAGTTGAGAATATATCGAAAACAGATTACGGCATAGTCGCTAGGGTAACACAACTCACTCTAGATAAACCTTGGTTACAAGAAGAGGATATATCTTTGGAGATAATGCGTAAAACTACGGTATATCTCAAAAGCGAAGTTCTCTCTTTATCAGAAAAACCCATCAAATTGGATGTATCCAATAAAACAGAACCGGCAACTAAAAATGACATCTGCGACCAAATGGAAATTGAACTGGATAACCTTTACGAAGGTTTACAGCCCGGTCGTTGGCTAATTATCTCTGGCGATCGCAATGATACATCCAATATAAACCGTGTCAAGGGTAGTGAAGTCCTTATGTTGGCTGGGGTCAGACAGGACGTAAATCCGAATTTACCTAATGATAAACCCCACACCTTCCTCAAATTTGCTCAACCTTTAGCCTATTCTTACAAACGTGACACTGTGACTATCTATGGCAATGTGGTCAAAGCCACTCATGGAGAGACACGCACTGAAATCCTAGGTAGTGGTAATGCATCTGTAGCAAACCAACAATTTACTCTCTCTGGGCGACCCCTCACTTATCTACCGGGGCTGACACCCACAGGTGTTATCAGTACTTTAGAGGTGTATGTCAACGATGTCCGTTGGTATGAAGCAGAAACTTTGAATCAGTTAAGCCCAACTGACCGTTGCTATATCACCCAAACCGACAATGATAGCAATGTAACTATTATCTTCGGCGATGGGAAAAATGGGGCTAGGTTACCTACCGGTATTGAAAATGTTAAAGCAGTTTACCGCATTGGTATTGGCAAAGGGGGTAATGTTGGAGCAGAACAAATCAAGCAACTTGCGACACAACCTCTAGGTTTAAGAGGTGTCATTAATCCCTTACCAGCAACGGGTGGTGCAGACCCTGAAAGTCGCGAACAAATCCGCCGCAATGCATCTTTGGGAATGACATCCCTTAACCGTACTGTTTCCGTCAAGGATTATGCAGACTTTGCTCGCAACTTTGGTGGTATTGGTAAAGCAAGCGCTGTGTATCTTTCAGATGGGGTTCGTCAAGTTGTTCATCTCACCATCGCTGGCGCTGACGATATTCCTATTGATAAACACTCAGATTTATACCGTAATTTCCTCCAAGCACTACACAAATTTGGTTACCCCTATCAACCAATATCAGTAGATATACGCGAACTTATGCTGTTAATTATCAGTGCTCGTGTACGTATTTTATCAAGTTATCAATGGGTAACAGTAGAACCGAAAATCCGTGCTGCATTACTCGATACTTTCAGCTTTGACCGTCGGGAACTTGGTCAAGATGTAAGACTGAGTGAAGTTATCAGCACGATTCAACAAGTGACTGGGGTAGATTACGTGGATGTGGATATCCTAGATTCCGTTTCGGAAACAGAAGCTAAACAACCAGACCTTTTAAAAATAAAACTTGAAAACCTAGCAAAGGTGGGTATGGGAATAAGTACAGCACAGCCAAAACAACGTATCGATGTCAACTTAGCTTTTGCTCATCCAATAGCTGGTAAACGCTATTCTCCCATCCACCCTGCTCAATTAGCTATTCTTAGCCCCCAAGTGGCGGACACGCTGATTCTTAAGGAATTGAAATGA
- a CDS encoding GPW/gp25 family protein, which translates to MNIDFPLSFDKWGRTASTSYENHIRDLIEQLLFTTPGERVNRPDFGCGILSLIFSPNRTELATAMQVTIAAAIERWLGDLIDLNTLEVKSEDSSLYITVQYRVQSTGEEQTATFRTTVP; encoded by the coding sequence ATGAACATTGATTTTCCACTTTCTTTTGACAAATGGGGTCGCACCGCTAGCACCAGCTATGAAAATCACATCCGCGACTTGATTGAGCAACTCCTGTTTACCACTCCTGGGGAACGGGTGAACCGCCCTGATTTTGGCTGTGGGATATTGTCTTTAATATTTTCACCTAACAGAACAGAACTGGCAACAGCAATGCAAGTGACTATTGCAGCTGCTATTGAGCGTTGGTTGGGCGATTTGATTGACCTCAATACGCTGGAAGTTAAAAGTGAAGATTCCAGTCTTTATATAACAGTGCAGTATCGAGTGCAAAGCACTGGTGAGGAACAAACAGCAACTTTTAGGACGACGGTACCATGA